In Paludibaculum fermentans, the genomic stretch ACCCGCTCCCGGCAGAATCTAGAAACATCACCGCCTGTGCCGTTTTCGGCTTGGCCGGCTCAAGCCTACTTGAGGGCGGCCTGGATCCCGGCCTCTGCCAGCGGCGCCATCATGTCGTAGCCCTTCTGATTGGGGTGCAGGCCGTCGCCGGAGATACCGTCCTTCAACAGGCCCTGTCCGTCCACCATGGCCGAAAAATAATCGACATAGATCAGGCCCTCGGCTGCCGCGAACTCCTTCATCCAGGCATTCAGCTTGAGGATGTCGGCGGGCGGCCGCTGGTCTGTCTGTTTGCGTTGCGTATAGTCGCTGACAGGCATCACGGAACACAGGATCACTTTGATCCGGCTGGCTTTGGCCAGAACGGTCATCGCGCGGATGTTGTCGGTGATCATGCTCATCGTGACAGGTCCGGTGTTGCGGGCGATGTCATTGGTGCCCGCCAGGACAATCATGGCGGCCGGTTTCAGGGCAACGACATCCGGGTACATCCGAACCAGCATCTGCTGCGTAGTCTGCCCGCTGATGCCGCGGTTCACGTACGGCTTGCCCGGGAACTGTTGCGCGAGCTTCCACCCGTCCGTAATCGAGTCGCCCATAAAGACGACGCGGCCGGCTTCGGGCGCCAGGGCCTTCAATCGCTCGTTGTCTGCGTAGTAACGGCCCAGTTGATTCCAGTCCTGCAACTGGTCGGCCAGGGCCTGCGCGGTGAACTGCAGGCAGCAGCCGGCCTTGGGCGGGTTGTACTGGTCCACGATCTGCCCCGAAGCAGGCCAGGAAGTGAGCAGGCACGCAAGCAAGGTACCGGCGGCGAAAGAAGCGAAACGCACAGTCATAGTTGTCAGCGATTTTAGCAGGCGGCGAAACGAGAGGGGGCCCGACGCACAAGAGCCAATCCGTCGTGGATGGGCTCTTGCAGGAAACCGAAGCGGTGAATGGTTCAGCTCGCCAACTGGGCGCGTTCCTTAGCCAGTAACTGGTTTTCGAAAGTGTAGTCGATGCCTTTTTTGGTGTGGTGCCGCAGGTACCATTTGTAGGTCTCCTGCAAGCCTTCCTGGAAGGGAGTCGGCTTGAAGCCCAAGACGCGTTGAGCCTTGCTGATCACCATGGTCACGGGAGGCAAATCGAAGTACATGCCAAAGTAAAGATTCGGTCCCAGCGGGTGGCCGCCTGCCCTGGCGATCCGTTCCCGGGGGACGCGAATCACCGGAGTATCCTTGCCGGCCGCGACGAACAGGGCGTCCAGCACCTCAGCCTGTGTCAACGGGCGCGCATTGGCGATGTTGAAGGCATGCCCCACCACATTGGCCGCGTCCATGGCCCGCAGACAGGACCAGACTACATCTTTCACAAACGCAAACTGCATCAGCCTGCGGCCATCGCCCGGCAGAATGATGGGCCGCTTGTCCCGAACCCGGTCCCAGAAGAACTGCTCCCGGTAGAACGGATTGCATGGGCCGTACACACAAGGCGGACGCAACGTGACAACAGGGGTGCCGTGCCGCTGGTGCAACCGGAACAGGGCGCGTTCGCTCTGCGCCTTGCAGCGGACATACCGGTCCCGATGGTCGTCCGGAGCCAGCGCGTCGCCTTCGTGGTGATTCAGGCCGTCACCGTAAGCCGAAACGCTGGACATGAAAATGTAGCGCCCAACATGCCCGGTCAACAGCTTGGCGGTGTCCTCCACCACCGTGGGTGGAGTGCCCTTTTCCCAGTCGTAGACCATGTCGAACACGACATCGTACGA encodes the following:
- a CDS encoding SGNH/GDSL hydrolase family protein → MTVRFASFAAGTLLACLLTSWPASGQIVDQYNPPKAGCCLQFTAQALADQLQDWNQLGRYYADNERLKALAPEAGRVVFMGDSITDGWKLAQQFPGKPYVNRGISGQTTQQMLVRMYPDVVALKPAAMIVLAGTNDIARNTGPVTMSMITDNIRAMTVLAKASRIKVILCSVMPVSDYTQRKQTDQRPPADILKLNAWMKEFAAAEGLIYVDYFSAMVDGQGLLKDGISGDGLHPNQKGYDMMAPLAEAGIQAALK
- a CDS encoding NAD-dependent epimerase/dehydratase family protein translates to MRVLVIGGTQFIGKHLVAALCKEGHEVAILHRKPTHELGKKIINLQADRNDIAQVKSVLCGQSYDVVFDMVYDWEKGTPPTVVEDTAKLLTGHVGRYIFMSSVSAYGDGLNHHEGDALAPDDHRDRYVRCKAQSERALFRLHQRHGTPVVTLRPPCVYGPCNPFYREQFFWDRVRDKRPIILPGDGRRLMQFAFVKDVVWSCLRAMDAANVVGHAFNIANARPLTQAEVLDALFVAAGKDTPVIRVPRERIARAGGHPLGPNLYFGMYFDLPPVTMVISKAQRVLGFKPTPFQEGLQETYKWYLRHHTKKGIDYTFENQLLAKERAQLAS